In the genome of Armatimonadota bacterium, one region contains:
- a CDS encoding helix-turn-helix transcriptional regulator, protein MSSENTVHRREHDALLRLIVKWRLEAGLSQRQLSARLQKRHNFIVEIETGQRGVSVVELVDIVRALELTVPQALNEYAKALTEPGSLP, encoded by the coding sequence GTGAGCTCGGAAAACACGGTTCACCGCCGCGAACACGATGCCTTGCTGCGCCTCATCGTAAAGTGGCGCTTGGAGGCAGGTTTGAGCCAGCGCCAACTGTCCGCGCGACTCCAAAAGCGCCACAACTTCATAGTGGAGATCGAGACTGGCCAGCGCGGTGTCAGTGTCGTCGAGCTGGTGGACATCGTTCGCGCCCTCGAGTTGACCGTACCGCAAGCCCTCAATGAGTACGCGAAGGCCCTCACCGAGCCAGGCTCATTGCCGTGA
- a CDS encoding RHS repeat-associated core domain-containing protein: MATTRYTVVNGVVLHEDRNGTERLYRPDTLGSTAALQDATTTRATYDYWPYGEIRSNTGSGSSRFKYVGTFGYYDDGARLYVRARQYRPVQGRWMTVDPLWPDEAAYNYAENHPIKNSDPSGLSIVIPLPVLGGLGGLFGGAVGAALAAAFAIVTAIVVMVLAYCWMCAWVNMITQTICKVGLACKGTDHCSTLLKKLFLMVLCYLAQLIVSRLCHWPWEWTHGEKLRSLRNGVRKCFLIALVKCLILPGPGVRIPPPPPWTWPIFGPLLTFGR, translated from the coding sequence TTGGCCACCACCAGGTACACGGTTGTGAACGGGGTGGTCCTCCACGAGGACCGAAACGGCACAGAGCGGCTCTACCGGCCCGACACGCTCGGCTCGACAGCCGCCCTTCAGGACGCGACCACCACTCGGGCCACCTACGACTACTGGCCGTATGGAGAGATCCGCTCCAACACTGGCTCCGGCAGCTCCCGCTTCAAGTATGTCGGCACTTTCGGCTACTACGACGACGGTGCCAGACTCTACGTCCGGGCCAGGCAATACAGGCCCGTGCAGGGGCGGTGGATGACCGTAGACCCGCTGTGGCCAGACGAGGCTGCGTACAATTATGCGGAAAATCACCCGATCAAGAATAGCGATCCTTCGGGCCTTTCCATAGTGATTCCGCTACCGGTGCTTGGTGGACTTGGTGGTCTTTTTGGAGGAGCGGTTGGCGCTGCCTTAGCCGCAGCCTTCGCCATCGTTACGGCAATAGTAGTGATGGTTCTAGCTTACTGCTGGATGTGCGCTTGGGTCAACATGATCACTCAAACCATTTGCAAGGTGGGGCTAGCCTGCAAAGGTACAGATCATTGCTCTACGTTACTCAAGAAACTCTTTCTCATGGTACTATGTTACCTGGCGCAACTGATAGTGTCGCGTTTGTGCCACTGGCCCTGGGAGTGGACACACGGAGAAAAGCTCCGCAGTCTTAGGAACGGTGTCCGTAAGTGCTTTCTAATTGCACTCGTGAAGTGCCTGATCCTTCCAGGGCCTGGTGTCCGCATTCCACCTCCTCCCCCATGGACATGGCCCATTTTTGGGCCGCTACTTACCTTTGGCCGATGA
- a CDS encoding RHS repeat protein, with the protein MAREFGPETWNPETGLPAYVGTTARERAHPYRPTPDPATGRLVVDPELRLKARGFGVDVSLYYDSASDLDGPVGKARSANVFQSIVSYTNNGTTYAKVVRGNQDVSVFELDAGNYSAANQMSYTTLTYSSGSDEFTEHYPDGIKAVYAPKVATTTYSLSRVEDTYGNRHTYSYSAIGGFPYLDSIAVPGGALLSFAYSTGSPTSLLSGIDDWGGRHWTFQYDSNRNLTTMVVPSGCVTRYGYTTVTNDTVSILNSIEDPRGFVTSYVFNADRRVVSMILGTTPESPFWSYEYNEAQKRTVITSPLGGKTTYVFDADGRVSTVTSPDGVVETSTYDGNGWLASSNRPMGVHKAFTNNSVGLVLSETDALGNITTYKYDAFLNLTTVVDALNNVWTSVYSDVSTLANKRRLLAAIDPLGQRTTYSYTAQGLMRTMKDARGLVTTLNYDSLGNVVSIQHSDGGVVTNLYDPLNRLLQTTDPLGRVTCFQYDLSDNVTARIGPYTVGADAPVWNYVYDQCMLTAEVDPLGNRTTYAYGRYGNRTLVINALGDRTTYEYDVLGNVTTVTDALGFTMVYEYDAASRLTTVQDQLGFTMVYAFDAAGRRAAVTDALGHSTSTEYDTRNNVTTVTDALNGTTTFGYDARNRQVQSTDQTGCLSQTVFDAVGRVRSSIDPLGNRATYSFDQVSNVVTVCDANGKITTNAYGTSSNRLSAVTDANGNTTSYEYDLAGQQTAIIDPAGARTTIGYTPEGWRHTLGNQLGLTTTTSYDRKGRPVTVMNARGRIKSLTYDALDRTVSLHYANGQRATMQYDALSRRTTLVDWTGATTFAYSKRSEVIDETQVGYRLQRKYDAVGNRTTLIDPDGGVMTYAFDALNRISEIRNPNGRIFTQQYDAASRLTTLLMDQGWQRRWEYDAASRLTTLTEKNPAGAFVMTIVDTWDGAGNKTASAKDGIATNYTMDDAYRLTGQSVSGGTATFGYDTRGNLTLKWHQGLQPMTYSFDVANRVTTLQDGPTLVTYTYDDNGNQTREDRNGQVTNWTYDDEDRLTIEELANVAPPFSTYTYSADGLRRSLVQSGLGAKLTTMIWDGSDYLMEKD; encoded by the coding sequence ATGGCACGAGAGTTCGGCCCAGAGACGTGGAACCCAGAGACAGGTTTGCCGGCCTATGTCGGTACGACCGCACGTGAAAGAGCGCATCCTTATCGGCCTACGCCTGATCCCGCAACGGGAAGGCTAGTCGTCGACCCCGAATTGAGGCTGAAGGCCCGGGGGTTCGGGGTCGATGTGAGCCTCTATTACGACTCTGCCAGCGATTTGGACGGCCCGGTGGGAAAGGCACGGTCGGCCAACGTGTTCCAATCCATCGTCAGCTACACGAACAACGGTACGACTTATGCGAAAGTGGTGCGGGGCAATCAGGACGTATCTGTATTCGAGTTGGACGCCGGAAACTACTCGGCTGCGAACCAGATGTCGTACACCACGCTCACGTACAGTTCAGGTTCTGACGAGTTCACCGAGCACTACCCGGACGGCATAAAGGCGGTCTACGCTCCGAAGGTAGCCACGACCACTTATAGTCTGTCAAGGGTGGAGGACACTTACGGCAACAGGCATACGTACAGCTATTCGGCGATCGGAGGATTCCCGTACCTGGACAGCATCGCTGTCCCCGGCGGAGCGCTACTGAGTTTCGCTTATTCCACCGGATCTCCGACCTCGCTTCTGAGCGGCATCGACGATTGGGGCGGTCGGCACTGGACGTTCCAATACGACTCGAACCGGAACCTCACCACCATGGTCGTCCCGTCGGGCTGTGTGACCCGCTACGGTTACACGACGGTAACGAACGACACGGTGTCCATTCTGAACAGCATAGAGGATCCAAGAGGCTTCGTCACGTCCTATGTGTTCAATGCAGACAGGCGCGTCGTGAGCATGATCTTGGGTACTACGCCAGAATCTCCTTTCTGGAGCTACGAGTACAACGAGGCGCAGAAGCGGACAGTCATCACGTCGCCACTGGGAGGAAAGACCACGTATGTCTTCGACGCCGACGGTCGCGTGTCCACGGTGACGTCGCCAGATGGAGTCGTCGAGACATCGACGTACGATGGAAACGGCTGGCTCGCGTCTTCGAATAGGCCGATGGGCGTGCACAAGGCGTTCACGAACAACAGCGTGGGACTGGTCCTGTCGGAAACGGACGCTCTAGGCAACATCACAACGTACAAGTACGACGCGTTCCTGAACTTAACGACCGTCGTCGACGCCCTCAATAACGTCTGGACGTCCGTCTACTCCGATGTCTCAACGCTGGCGAACAAACGGAGGCTTTTGGCAGCGATCGATCCGTTAGGTCAGCGGACCACATATTCGTACACTGCACAGGGCTTGATGCGGACCATGAAGGACGCAAGAGGCCTGGTCACGACCTTGAACTATGACTCTCTGGGCAACGTTGTCAGCATTCAACACAGCGACGGTGGGGTCGTTACGAACCTGTACGATCCATTGAACCGCCTGCTGCAGACCACGGATCCTCTCGGGCGGGTGACCTGTTTCCAATATGACCTTTCTGACAACGTGACCGCGAGAATCGGACCCTATACGGTCGGTGCGGACGCACCGGTGTGGAACTACGTGTACGACCAATGCATGTTGACGGCGGAAGTCGATCCACTAGGGAACCGCACGACCTACGCCTACGGCCGGTATGGGAACCGCACCTTGGTCATTAACGCTCTCGGTGATAGGACCACGTACGAGTACGACGTCCTCGGGAACGTGACAACGGTGACCGACGCGTTAGGGTTCACGATGGTCTACGAGTACGACGCCGCCAGTCGGCTCACCACGGTGCAGGACCAGCTCGGCTTCACGATGGTCTACGCGTTCGATGCGGCGGGCCGTCGGGCCGCAGTGACCGACGCGCTGGGGCATAGCACGTCTACCGAATACGACACGCGCAACAACGTCACGACCGTCACGGATGCGTTGAACGGCACCACGACGTTCGGCTACGACGCACGCAACCGGCAAGTTCAAAGCACCGATCAGACAGGCTGCCTTTCCCAGACGGTCTTCGATGCCGTCGGACGTGTTCGGTCCTCGATCGATCCGCTCGGAAACCGGGCGACGTACTCCTTCGACCAGGTCAGCAATGTCGTCACCGTCTGTGACGCGAACGGCAAGATTACGACGAACGCCTATGGTACGTCCTCGAACCGTCTGTCCGCGGTGACGGACGCGAACGGCAACACGACGTCTTACGAATACGACCTCGCCGGTCAACAGACCGCTATCATCGATCCGGCCGGCGCGCGCACTACGATCGGCTACACGCCCGAAGGATGGCGCCATACGTTAGGCAATCAGCTCGGCTTGACGACGACGACCTCGTACGACCGTAAGGGCCGGCCCGTCACGGTCATGAACGCCAGGGGAAGGATCAAATCGCTCACTTATGACGCCCTGGACCGTACGGTCTCGCTCCACTATGCGAACGGACAACGGGCCACGATGCAGTACGACGCGTTGTCGCGACGCACGACCCTTGTCGATTGGACCGGCGCGACGACTTTCGCATACTCGAAGCGAAGCGAGGTGATCGATGAGACCCAGGTCGGTTACAGGCTCCAACGGAAATATGATGCCGTGGGTAACCGCACGACCCTCATCGATCCGGACGGCGGGGTCATGACGTACGCCTTCGATGCATTGAACAGGATATCGGAAATCCGTAACCCGAACGGACGGATCTTTACGCAGCAGTACGATGCGGCTTCGAGGCTGACCACCCTTCTGATGGATCAAGGCTGGCAGCGGCGCTGGGAGTACGACGCGGCTTCACGGTTGACGACTCTGACCGAAAAGAACCCCGCCGGTGCCTTCGTCATGACCATCGTCGACACGTGGGACGGAGCAGGCAATAAGACCGCTTCGGCAAAAGACGGTATTGCGACCAACTACACGATGGACGACGCGTACCGTTTGACGGGACAGTCCGTTTCGGGCGGTACGGCCACCTTCGGATACGACACGCGCGGCAACTTGACGCTGAAGTGGCACCAGGGCCTGCAGCCGATGACCTACAGCTTCGATGTGGCCAACAGGGTGACGACCCTGCAGGACGGCCCGACGTTGGTCACGTACACATATGACGACAACGGAAACCAGACCCGCGAGGATAGAAACGGACAGGTGACGAACTGGACGTACGACGACGAGGACAGACTGACCATTGAAGAGCTCGCCAACGTCGCTCCACCGTTCTCGACCTACACCTATTCGGCCGACGGCCTTCGGAGGTCGCTGGTCCAAAGTGGGCTCGGGGCCAAACTGACCACCATGATCTGGGACGGTAGCGACTACCTGATGGAAAAGGACTGA
- a CDS encoding iron-sulfur cluster assembly scaffold protein, which translates to MLSATVMSLSGMPRHEGAVERPTHRGQLGTPGEGPYVKFTLREREGTIEECRFQTYSCPHARAFCELLCRLMAGRTLAFSNELTARDLVVLVREVPEGKRDLAQLALSAFQSMADRTPDEA; encoded by the coding sequence TTGCTTAGTGCCACGGTCATGTCGCTTTCGGGCATGCCAAGACACGAGGGTGCCGTCGAACGCCCGACGCATCGGGGCCAGCTGGGGACTCCGGGCGAAGGGCCGTACGTCAAGTTCACGCTGCGCGAGCGGGAGGGGACAATCGAAGAGTGCCGGTTCCAAACCTACAGCTGTCCGCACGCGCGGGCTTTTTGCGAACTGCTCTGCCGCCTCATGGCAGGGCGAACATTAGCGTTCTCTAATGAACTTACAGCCAGGGACTTGGTAGTATTGGTTAGAGAAGTTCCCGAAGGTAAACGCGATCTGGCCCAATTGGCCTTAAGTGCATTCCAAAGCATGGCGGATCGCACACCCGACGAAGCTTAG
- a CDS encoding glycosyltransferase, which yields MTRDKPGSSIATAYCVHDDWYYLADSIASVKQLGPVMVFVSRVPWHAEPGDWARCAEIAHSAGAEVCEGDWSSESLHRSYALGEARRRGVTFLLTVDGDEIVEPSLGKALSAVAKANLADVVEVEMQTYWRSPEYAIRPPESLTPVLMVRADAAEHHHIRNYSGKRRVRLGAGIGSLHHLSYCGPDERILRKLETWSHRDEVVSGWWTKKWQAWKTDHTVRNLHPTHPECYLFTERIRCPAVLEPCMDKEWDLPRTALQSFFTGSEGRADTDPKVSVCIPLCGGEDDIVRCLDSLESCRDLLHETIVVDNASPDGSNALVRQRDWVHLIENEQNLGFARASNQAANAATGNVLLFLNSDTIVTRPGIREMIKDLMSSGSVAATGPVSNNVGHNQQIDPTYTSLETIELFAEDLAATAKRARDVDMLVGFCLAVKRSVFEEVGPFDESFGLGFFEDNDLCYRMRRAGYRLSISERAFVHHRGSASMFRLGVDGNLLLRQNEARYLDKWRIDTECGFVNVLPGLSSERTVFDESRRPEVLLASFRSAAQLADISLCMIVKDEARVIGDCLRSAEPFFKEIIVVDTGSTDGTQEIARSFGAKVYEHPWENSFSDARNRSLSYAKGSWIFWMDADDTLPMKTGEAILDAAMSAPADVSGFVIPVQFVTDGKDAGTRVDHVKLFRRGPNVRFEGRIHEQVLQSLRSGGGMISRLYAVVLHSGYDTSPEGQAKKRARDRALLWLDLTERPNHPFVLFNLGMTAHFNTQHKKACRWLKKSIEAAEPGESHLRKAYVLLAVSQRELGLSAESAWTLEEGLRAVGTDPELHFQRALLHSRCGNLQEAVHHYSAALDADVSSCFNSFDIGIKGFKTHHNLAGVLNALGRRTEAKEHYLKALSSSSDYAPSAEELFTIAMEVRDWSTAQLCLDHLNKIDGLGKLYCSHAARFAEAQGGPMERQRLFENIARTCPTALEPRLCLARACFDAGQNSRAVHVLRELEAAGEPEAAFMIGVSRMLAGDPRGAREHLLVAHRLNPFHDQTRQHVRRVNVTLGLAEEDGLA from the coding sequence GTGACAAGGGACAAACCGGGATCCTCGATCGCGACCGCGTACTGCGTCCACGACGACTGGTACTATCTTGCCGACAGCATCGCGTCGGTCAAGCAGCTTGGACCCGTGATGGTGTTCGTAAGCCGTGTTCCGTGGCATGCCGAGCCGGGCGACTGGGCACGATGTGCCGAAATCGCGCACAGTGCGGGTGCCGAAGTCTGTGAGGGCGATTGGTCAAGCGAATCGCTGCACCGCTCCTATGCTTTGGGCGAAGCCCGTCGGCGAGGCGTGACGTTTCTCCTGACCGTCGATGGAGACGAGATCGTCGAACCGTCCCTTGGTAAAGCGCTTTCGGCCGTTGCGAAGGCAAACCTGGCCGATGTTGTCGAAGTTGAGATGCAGACGTACTGGAGGTCCCCGGAGTACGCCATACGGCCGCCCGAGAGCTTGACGCCGGTCCTGATGGTACGAGCTGACGCCGCCGAACACCATCACATTCGGAATTACTCTGGGAAGCGTCGAGTGCGCTTGGGCGCCGGGATCGGGTCGCTCCACCACCTGTCGTATTGCGGCCCTGACGAACGTATCCTACGAAAGCTGGAGACCTGGTCGCACCGAGACGAGGTCGTGTCCGGCTGGTGGACGAAGAAGTGGCAGGCTTGGAAGACTGACCACACGGTGAGGAACCTCCATCCGACCCACCCTGAGTGCTACCTGTTCACGGAGAGAATCCGTTGCCCGGCGGTCCTGGAACCGTGCATGGACAAGGAATGGGATTTGCCTCGAACGGCGCTCCAGTCTTTCTTCACGGGATCCGAAGGAAGGGCGGATACGGACCCGAAGGTCTCGGTGTGCATTCCTCTTTGCGGCGGTGAAGACGACATAGTGCGTTGCCTCGACAGTTTGGAGTCTTGCAGGGACCTTCTGCACGAGACCATTGTCGTCGACAATGCCTCTCCTGACGGGTCGAACGCGTTGGTGAGACAGCGCGACTGGGTCCACTTGATCGAAAACGAACAGAATTTGGGTTTTGCTCGGGCGAGTAACCAGGCGGCGAACGCGGCGACGGGAAACGTCCTCCTCTTTCTCAATAGCGATACGATCGTGACCCGACCCGGTATCAGGGAAATGATCAAGGACCTCATGTCGAGCGGTTCGGTGGCTGCAACCGGCCCTGTCAGTAACAACGTGGGGCACAACCAGCAGATCGATCCGACGTACACGAGCCTGGAGACCATCGAGCTGTTCGCGGAGGATTTGGCCGCAACCGCGAAACGGGCAAGGGACGTGGACATGCTGGTCGGCTTCTGTTTGGCCGTGAAGCGCTCTGTGTTCGAAGAGGTCGGCCCCTTCGACGAATCGTTCGGGCTTGGGTTCTTTGAGGACAACGACCTCTGCTACAGGATGCGTCGAGCGGGATACAGACTGTCAATATCAGAGCGGGCGTTCGTCCATCACCGCGGATCGGCGAGCATGTTCCGGTTGGGCGTGGACGGAAACTTGCTGTTGCGCCAGAACGAGGCCCGGTACTTGGACAAGTGGCGGATCGACACCGAGTGCGGCTTCGTCAACGTCCTGCCGGGCCTGTCCTCTGAGCGCACCGTCTTCGACGAGAGCAGGCGACCAGAGGTCCTTCTTGCTTCGTTTCGGTCTGCGGCGCAGCTTGCAGACATCAGCCTTTGCATGATCGTCAAGGATGAAGCAAGGGTCATTGGAGACTGCCTGCGAAGCGCCGAACCGTTTTTCAAAGAGATCATCGTGGTCGACACTGGCTCCACGGACGGTACGCAGGAGATCGCGCGATCGTTCGGGGCAAAGGTCTATGAACACCCTTGGGAGAACAGTTTCTCCGACGCCCGGAACCGCTCGCTCTCGTACGCTAAGGGAAGCTGGATCTTTTGGATGGATGCGGACGACACCTTACCGATGAAAACTGGTGAAGCTATTCTTGACGCGGCGATGAGCGCTCCTGCCGATGTTTCCGGCTTCGTCATACCCGTCCAGTTCGTGACGGACGGCAAGGACGCAGGAACGAGGGTCGACCATGTCAAGCTCTTCCGGAGGGGTCCGAACGTCCGATTCGAAGGACGCATCCACGAACAAGTCCTGCAGAGCCTTCGGTCAGGCGGTGGCATGATCAGTAGGCTATACGCAGTCGTACTCCATTCCGGCTACGACACGAGCCCGGAAGGGCAGGCCAAAAAGAGGGCGCGCGACCGTGCGCTTCTTTGGCTAGACCTAACAGAGCGGCCGAACCATCCGTTCGTTCTCTTCAATCTTGGAATGACGGCCCACTTCAACACCCAGCACAAGAAAGCTTGCAGGTGGCTCAAGAAGAGCATCGAGGCGGCAGAACCGGGCGAGAGCCACCTGAGAAAGGCGTACGTACTGCTCGCAGTGAGCCAACGCGAACTCGGGCTGAGTGCCGAAAGCGCCTGGACGCTTGAAGAAGGACTGAGGGCCGTCGGGACAGATCCGGAACTCCACTTTCAGAGAGCCCTGCTTCACAGTCGCTGCGGAAACCTACAAGAGGCCGTGCATCACTATTCCGCGGCACTGGATGCCGACGTCAGCTCGTGCTTCAACAGCTTTGATATCGGTATCAAGGGCTTCAAGACGCACCATAACCTCGCAGGGGTCCTCAACGCACTTGGACGCCGGACTGAGGCCAAAGAGCACTATCTCAAGGCACTTTCGTCCTCGAGCGACTACGCGCCTAGCGCCGAGGAGCTCTTCACGATAGCGATGGAAGTTAGAGACTGGAGCACTGCTCAATTGTGTCTGGATCACCTCAATAAAATCGATGGGCTCGGCAAGCTCTACTGTAGCCATGCTGCCAGGTTCGCCGAAGCACAAGGTGGGCCAATGGAACGGCAACGCCTCTTCGAGAACATCGCGCGAACTTGCCCGACGGCGCTGGAACCTCGCTTGTGCCTTGCAAGGGCCTGCTTTGACGCCGGGCAGAATTCGCGAGCGGTCCATGTCCTTCGAGAACTCGAGGCTGCCGGAGAGCCGGAGGCAGCCTTCATGATCGGCGTCAGCCGCATGCTGGCAGGCGATCCAAGAGGCGCAAGGGAGCACCTGCTTGTCGCGCACAGGCTCAATCCGTTTCACGACCAGACCAGGCAGCACGTCCGCCGCGTTAACGTCACCCTGGGGTTAGCGGAGGAAGACGGTCTTGCTTAG
- the rpsP gene encoding 30S ribosomal protein S16 encodes MVKIRLERQGRKHRPFYRIVVADERKRQKGRTIECIGTYDPVSKKQFLTLESERALYWLLVGA; translated from the coding sequence GTGGTAAAGATCAGGCTAGAAAGACAGGGCCGAAAGCACCGTCCCTTCTACCGAATTGTCGTGGCAGATGAGCGCAAGAGGCAGAAAGGACGAACAATCGAGTGTATTGGCACCTACGACCCCGTTTCAAAGAAACAATTTCTCACGCTAGAATCTGAACGGGCCCTATATTGGTTGCTTGTTGGAGCATAG
- a CDS encoding RHS repeat-associated core domain-containing protein: protein MAARRFRALTACLTALAAALCLGATGADASSDAGGASSEAPALSAQAVREDGSQNGAGNPTTYRDDALIFNADNQRSATGFAFDGNGSPTAYAGATMTWDEEARLKTVSSTGAYRWYGTRSDGLRAWKDSATSVPQGGGTPTSTAKYFYYDGGKPVLETDASGTVTAINVFAPDGLVARWGGSSWRYYQFDQQGSVVHRLKADGTLDNSSMYECYGQYVNVPQYIGADCWRWNGRWGYYYDSETGLYLCGQRYVDPGQGRWLNRDPIGYEGGANLYGYCDGNPIGAADPEGLRWVLQGKPGRGKSWDIEWIWIDPWRRDPEGYMVYVGVDHDADLFSRINLKGNAMTISGYTRIHDEEDYELYLKSSRWRKHEHWHIEQENCYGAAYLPMTIIGYVSTLSHDNAPMEIDAYNAAGYPYRDPMSGPAYPIIPVVPLLR, encoded by the coding sequence GTGGCCGCGAGACGATTCCGCGCCCTGACCGCGTGCTTAACGGCCCTCGCCGCAGCGCTCTGTCTCGGAGCGACTGGAGCGGACGCCTCGTCCGATGCGGGCGGCGCCTCCTCGGAGGCGCCTGCCCTTAGCGCGCAGGCCGTACGAGAAGATGGCTCGCAAAACGGCGCAGGCAATCCGACGACGTACCGTGACGACGCGCTGATTTTCAACGCTGACAACCAGCGCAGCGCGACGGGCTTCGCCTTCGACGGCAACGGCAGCCCGACGGCCTATGCCGGGGCAACGATGACCTGGGACGAGGAGGCGCGCCTAAAGACGGTTTCAAGCACAGGCGCGTACCGCTGGTACGGCACCCGGTCGGACGGCCTCAGGGCGTGGAAGGACAGCGCGACCAGCGTCCCACAGGGCGGCGGGACGCCGACTTCGACGGCCAAGTACTTCTATTACGACGGCGGCAAGCCGGTGTTGGAGACGGACGCGAGCGGCACCGTCACCGCCATCAACGTCTTCGCCCCCGACGGGCTCGTGGCACGATGGGGCGGGTCTTCTTGGCGCTATTACCAGTTCGACCAGCAAGGCTCGGTGGTGCACCGCCTAAAGGCAGACGGCACGCTCGACAACTCCTCGATGTACGAGTGCTACGGGCAATACGTGAACGTGCCGCAGTACATCGGTGCAGACTGCTGGCGCTGGAACGGGCGCTGGGGCTACTACTACGACTCGGAGACGGGCCTCTACCTCTGCGGGCAGCGGTATGTGGATCCGGGTCAGGGGCGGTGGCTGAACCGCGACCCGATCGGCTACGAGGGCGGGGCGAACCTGTACGGGTACTGCGATGGGAACCCGATAGGGGCCGCGGATCCGGAGGGATTGCGCTGGGTCTTGCAAGGTAAACCTGGAAGAGGCAAGTCCTGGGACATCGAGTGGATTTGGATCGATCCATGGCGGAGAGATCCCGAAGGATACATGGTATATGTAGGCGTTGATCACGACGCTGACCTGTTCTCACGGATTAACCTTAAGGGCAACGCCATGACGATAAGTGGATACACCAGAATCCACGACGAAGAGGACTATGAATTGTACCTTAAGAGTTCAAGATGGCGTAAGCACGAGCACTGGCATATCGAGCAAGAGAACTGCTACGGGGCTGCCTATTTGCCCATGACGATCATAGGGTACGTCAGCACTTTGTCGCATGACAATGCGCCAATGGAAATCGATGCATACAATGCTGCTGGTTATCCATACCGTGATCCGATGTCAGGGCCAGCATACCCGATTATCCCGGTGGTGCCTCTGCTTAGGTGA
- a CDS encoding phytanoyl-CoA dioxygenase family protein produces the protein MDAVDVRKQWDDEGYVLVKGLFSVAETDQIRDHFMEWNASDRKEDFDRIDPTGQDPLAQFPRIIHPHRKDRISLDFLLDERIKTALATFLDEEPFAAQTMFYFKPPGARGQALHQDQHYLRAEPGTCVAAWLAVDACDDDNGCMQVVPRSHRLPLLCHVPADTERSFTSQTIPVPEGYEPVSAVMEAGDVLFFHGNLIHGSGPNASDTRFRRALIAHYVTGDAEQASHFYHPLLRFDGTVVDLADSPEGGQCGVVTEAGIEMVASHMPGPSAPH, from the coding sequence ATGGACGCCGTGGACGTACGCAAGCAATGGGACGACGAAGGTTACGTCCTCGTCAAAGGGCTCTTCTCGGTCGCGGAGACCGACCAGATCCGGGACCACTTCATGGAGTGGAACGCAAGCGACCGGAAAGAAGACTTCGACAGGATCGACCCGACGGGCCAAGACCCTCTCGCCCAGTTCCCCAGGATCATCCATCCGCACCGGAAAGACCGGATCAGCCTCGACTTCCTGCTCGATGAGAGGATCAAGACGGCCTTAGCCACGTTCCTCGACGAGGAGCCCTTCGCCGCTCAGACGATGTTCTACTTCAAGCCGCCCGGAGCCCGAGGACAGGCGTTGCACCAAGACCAGCACTACCTGAGGGCCGAACCTGGCACGTGCGTCGCAGCGTGGCTCGCGGTGGACGCCTGCGACGACGACAACGGGTGCATGCAGGTCGTCCCGAGGTCGCACAGACTCCCCTTGCTGTGCCACGTCCCCGCCGATACGGAACGGAGCTTCACGAGCCAGACCATCCCTGTCCCCGAAGGCTATGAACCGGTCTCGGCCGTCATGGAGGCGGGCGACGTCTTGTTCTTCCACGGCAACCTGATCCACGGCAGCGGCCCGAACGCGTCCGACACGAGGTTTCGCAGGGCGCTCATCGCCCACTATGTGACGGGCGACGCGGAACAGGCCTCGCACTTCTACCATCCCCTGCTCCGGTTCGACGGCACCGTCGTGGACTTGGCCGATTCGCCGGAAGGGGGCCAGTGCGGGGTGGTGACCGAAGCCGGGATCGAGATGGTCGCGTCCCATATGCCTGGGCCCTCTGCACCACATTAG
- a CDS encoding DUF4339 domain-containing protein: protein MNERFEWYYLGSSGQMGPMSEEQLLELADSAVLTRDTMVWKVGMEAWTAAGSVPRLAERLRPVWTPPPPPQNVPGHGAPPGPGRSRTCPVDGTALRRVQRTGIDIDTCPACRGVWLDHGELEKLIDREDDGYGRSRDDDDDDGWKTGRRDGKRKKNLFGEVFDIFD, encoded by the coding sequence ATGAATGAACGGTTCGAGTGGTACTACCTAGGGTCGTCCGGCCAGATGGGGCCGATGAGCGAAGAGCAGCTCTTGGAACTGGCCGATAGCGCCGTCCTGACACGGGACACGATGGTCTGGAAAGTCGGGATGGAGGCGTGGACGGCGGCCGGTTCGGTCCCACGATTGGCCGAACGGCTACGTCCGGTCTGGACGCCTCCTCCACCGCCGCAGAACGTGCCAGGACACGGGGCGCCCCCCGGTCCCGGGCGGAGCCGCACGTGCCCCGTCGACGGCACGGCCCTCCGCCGCGTCCAACGGACCGGGATCGACATCGACACGTGCCCGGCGTGCCGGGGTGTCTGGCTCGATCACGGAGAACTGGAGAAACTGATCGACCGGGAAGACGACGGCTACGGGCGGAGCCGGGACGACGACGACGACGACGGTTGGAAGACCGGACGTCGCGACGGCAAAAGAAAGAAAAACCTCTTCGGCGAGGTGTTCGACATCTTCGACTGA